In Methylococcus geothermalis, one genomic interval encodes:
- a CDS encoding MutS-related protein, with protein sequence MESIDVRGYPTILRSDSKEPPTIPSVAPGRTGEAVLDEQAFRVIEVDKLFEAADHATTAIGRAVLYRSLAQPPVDAGLIRAKQEAVRELERNGELRAGLEVLLAEAAKLEGEFYHLLYAQFLGLISSPAHPLEIDGYGYATYIKGTRFMLDLVERANRLPEPDSAYLKTLVQEIRDFARSRAYALMKGPVYRTEKRVCTRAEKGWLTPGIRFRPSLFKPVGLTVTVLLILAALEFLPFALDIAASIAPVFWLFLLPIGFVYVPIVGGMDRDGIIYPLRDVFRRAEEVQATLDRLGQLDELMSFIRFREAFGHFMTLPSILDGERHRMSLRAVRNPVLAKNNPLYVPNDIDLTEHRLTFITGPNSGGKTAFCKTLAQVQILAQAGCYVPAERAELTVADRVFYQVPEISHLADGEGRFGTELKRTKDIFLASTPRSLVIMDELSEGTTNEEKMDISIAILDGFREKGNTTVLITHNHELVDVYQGRQVGQARQVEFRNEQPTYRLVEGVSRVSHADRIAKKIGFSKEDIARYLKGKP encoded by the coding sequence ATGGAATCCATCGATGTCCGGGGTTACCCGACGATTTTAAGGTCCGACAGCAAGGAACCGCCCACGATCCCTTCGGTCGCGCCGGGGCGGACCGGCGAGGCGGTGCTGGACGAGCAGGCTTTCCGGGTCATCGAGGTCGATAAGCTGTTCGAGGCCGCCGACCATGCCACCACGGCCATCGGGCGAGCCGTCCTGTACCGCTCCCTCGCGCAACCGCCGGTCGATGCCGGGTTGATCCGTGCCAAGCAGGAGGCGGTGCGGGAGCTGGAGCGGAACGGAGAGCTGCGGGCGGGACTCGAAGTCCTGTTGGCCGAAGCCGCCAAGCTGGAAGGGGAGTTCTACCATCTCCTCTACGCCCAGTTTCTGGGGCTGATCAGTTCACCGGCGCATCCCCTGGAAATCGACGGCTACGGCTATGCCACCTATATCAAAGGCACGCGCTTCATGCTCGACCTGGTCGAGCGCGCCAACCGTTTGCCCGAACCGGACAGCGCCTATCTCAAGACCCTGGTGCAGGAAATCCGGGATTTCGCCCGGTCACGGGCCTATGCCCTGATGAAGGGGCCGGTGTACCGGACCGAGAAGCGGGTCTGCACCCGCGCCGAGAAAGGCTGGCTCACGCCGGGCATCCGGTTCCGGCCGTCCTTGTTCAAGCCCGTGGGGCTGACCGTCACGGTCTTGCTGATCCTGGCGGCGCTGGAGTTCCTGCCTTTCGCCCTGGACATCGCCGCCTCCATCGCGCCGGTGTTCTGGCTGTTCCTGCTGCCGATCGGCTTCGTCTATGTGCCGATAGTCGGCGGCATGGACCGCGACGGCATCATCTATCCTCTGCGCGATGTTTTCCGCCGCGCCGAGGAGGTGCAAGCCACGCTGGATAGGCTGGGCCAGCTCGACGAACTGATGAGCTTCATCCGCTTCCGCGAGGCCTTCGGGCATTTCATGACGCTGCCGAGCATCCTGGACGGGGAGCGGCACCGGATGTCTCTGCGCGCGGTGCGTAATCCGGTGCTGGCCAAGAACAATCCGCTCTATGTGCCCAACGACATCGATCTGACGGAGCACCGGCTGACTTTCATCACCGGTCCCAACAGCGGCGGCAAGACCGCGTTCTGCAAGACGCTGGCGCAGGTCCAGATCCTGGCCCAGGCCGGCTGCTACGTGCCGGCGGAGCGGGCCGAACTGACCGTCGCCGACCGGGTGTTCTATCAGGTGCCCGAGATCAGTCATCTGGCCGACGGCGAAGGCCGCTTCGGCACCGAACTCAAACGGACCAAGGACATCTTCCTGGCCTCGACGCCGCGCAGCCTGGTCATCATGGACGAATTGTCGGAGGGGACGACCAACGAGGAAAAGATGGACATCTCCATCGCGATCCTCGACGGGTTCCGGGAGAAGGGCAATACCACGGTTCTCATCACCCACAACCACGAACTGGTCGATGTCTACCAAGGGAGGCAGGTCGGGCAGGCGCGGCAGGTGGAATTCCGCAATGAACAGCCGACTTACCGTCTGGTCGAAGGGGTGTCGCGGGTCAGCCATGCCGACCGCATCGCCAAGAAGATCGGTTTTTCCAAGGAAGACATCGCCAGATACCTGAAAGGCAAGCCCTGA
- the gcvPB gene encoding aminomethyl-transferring glycine dehydrogenase subunit GcvPB yields the protein MLIFDRSREGRACASLFPRLPDDSHGLPGHLLRQTPPPLPEVTELDVVRHYTRLSQKNFSIDTHFYPLGSCTMKYNPKVANALARQPGFAAVHPLGTERFGQGTLSCLYELQDYLKTLTGMTAVSLSPAAGAQGEFCGVAMIRAYHEARNDHERNEILVPDAAHGTNPASAAMGGYHVREIPTNPDGDVDLDALKQAVGPKTAGIMLTNPSTLGVFEHRIPEIAALVHEAGGLLYYDGANLNAILGKVLPGDMGFDVIHLNLHKTFSTPHGGGGPGAGPVGVNARLQPFLPLPMVAKSESGYRWLTEYDCPQSIGRLSAFAGNIGVLLRAYVYIRLLGYRGLRRVAEYATLNANYLQRKLVEAGFDTAFPARRAAHEFILSVQRQKKEHHVTALDFAKRLLDYGFHAPTVYFPLLIPECLMIEPTETENKETLDAFADAMAAILKEAAEQPERLKQAPHHTPIRRLDEVRAARHPDLAWKPAPGAAPQR from the coding sequence ATGCTGATTTTCGACCGTTCCCGCGAAGGCCGTGCCTGCGCCAGCCTGTTTCCGCGACTCCCCGACGACAGCCACGGCCTGCCCGGCCATCTGCTGCGCCAGACGCCCCCGCCGCTGCCGGAAGTGACCGAGCTCGACGTCGTGAGGCACTACACCCGTTTGTCGCAAAAGAATTTTTCCATCGACACCCACTTTTACCCCTTGGGTTCCTGCACCATGAAATACAACCCCAAGGTGGCGAACGCGCTGGCGCGGCAGCCCGGCTTCGCGGCGGTCCATCCCCTCGGTACCGAACGCTTCGGCCAAGGCACCCTGAGCTGCCTTTACGAGTTGCAGGACTATCTGAAAACGCTCACCGGCATGACCGCCGTCAGCCTCAGCCCCGCCGCCGGCGCCCAGGGCGAATTCTGCGGCGTCGCCATGATCCGCGCCTACCATGAGGCCCGCAACGACCACGAGCGCAACGAAATCCTGGTCCCCGATGCAGCCCATGGCACCAATCCCGCCTCGGCCGCCATGGGCGGCTACCACGTCAGGGAGATTCCCACCAATCCCGACGGCGACGTCGATCTGGATGCGCTGAAGCAGGCAGTGGGACCGAAGACCGCCGGCATCATGCTCACCAACCCCTCGACCCTGGGCGTGTTCGAACACCGCATCCCCGAGATCGCCGCGCTGGTCCACGAGGCGGGCGGCCTGCTCTACTACGACGGCGCCAACCTCAACGCCATCCTCGGCAAGGTCCTCCCCGGCGACATGGGTTTCGACGTCATCCACCTGAACCTGCACAAGACCTTCTCGACTCCGCACGGCGGCGGCGGCCCCGGTGCCGGGCCGGTCGGCGTCAATGCCAGGCTGCAGCCGTTCCTGCCGCTGCCGATGGTGGCAAAATCCGAGAGCGGTTATCGCTGGCTCACGGAATACGACTGCCCGCAAAGCATCGGGCGCCTGTCCGCCTTCGCCGGCAATATCGGCGTGCTGCTGCGGGCCTACGTTTACATCCGCCTGCTTGGATATCGGGGCCTGCGGCGAGTCGCCGAATACGCCACCCTCAATGCCAACTATTTGCAGAGGAAACTGGTGGAAGCCGGATTCGACACCGCTTTTCCGGCCCGCCGCGCCGCCCACGAATTCATCCTCAGCGTGCAGCGGCAGAAAAAGGAGCATCACGTCACCGCCCTGGATTTCGCCAAGCGCCTGCTCGACTATGGCTTCCACGCGCCGACCGTTTACTTTCCGCTGCTGATTCCCGAGTGCCTGATGATCGAGCCTACCGAGACCGAGAACAAGGAGACCCTGGACGCGTTCGCCGACGCCATGGCCGCGATTTTGAAGGAAGCCGCGGAGCAGCCGGAACGGCTCAAACAAGCGCCCCACCACACCCCCATCCGCCGGCTGGACGAGGTGCGCGCCGCCCGCCATCCGGATCTGGCCTGGAAACCGGCGCCGGGGGCAGCTCCCCAGCGTTGA
- a CDS encoding amino acid permease, which translates to MQIFRTKAVSTDDCTGSGLKRCLGALDLTLLGIGAIIGTGIFVLTGIAAATQAGPAVVLSFVFAGIACAFAALAYAELAACVGGCGSAYGYSYAAFGELIAWIIGWDLILEYAISVAAVANGWSGYFANALTAVGLELPDYLTKAPEKGGIVNLPASAIIFLLMALLIVGVKESARLNTVMVSIKVLTIAVFVAVASSHVDPAHWDPFMPFGWFGHDVDGKPIGVMAGASIVFFAYVGFDAVSTAAEEARNPMRDVPIGIIGSLVFCTLIYILVAGLLTAVVPYTELNVSSPVAHALQLLGIRWASGLVATGVIAGLTTVMLVLYYALTRIIFAMSRDGLMSPWFSAVNRRTQTPVRVIVLCGVFISAVAGFVPLGELAELVNIGTLFAFVLVCLGVIVLRITRPELDRPFKTPVVPWFPILGALSCGALMAFLPTLTWLRFVIWLVVGIVIYFAYSYRHSKLAEQPAD; encoded by the coding sequence ATGCAAATCTTTCGAACCAAGGCGGTTTCCACGGACGACTGCACCGGCAGCGGCCTCAAGCGCTGCCTGGGGGCGCTCGACCTGACCCTGCTCGGGATCGGCGCCATCATCGGCACCGGCATCTTCGTCCTGACCGGCATCGCCGCCGCGACCCAAGCCGGCCCCGCCGTGGTTCTGTCCTTCGTCTTCGCCGGCATCGCGTGCGCCTTCGCTGCCCTGGCATACGCCGAGCTGGCGGCCTGCGTGGGCGGCTGCGGCAGCGCCTACGGCTACAGCTACGCGGCTTTCGGCGAACTGATCGCCTGGATCATCGGCTGGGATCTGATCCTGGAGTATGCCATCTCGGTGGCTGCGGTCGCCAACGGCTGGTCGGGCTATTTCGCCAACGCTCTGACCGCGGTCGGTCTGGAATTGCCGGACTATCTGACCAAGGCACCGGAAAAGGGGGGGATCGTCAACTTGCCGGCCTCCGCGATCATCTTCCTGCTGATGGCCCTGCTCATCGTCGGCGTGAAGGAGAGCGCCCGCCTCAACACCGTCATGGTTTCGATCAAGGTGCTGACCATCGCGGTGTTCGTCGCCGTCGCCAGCAGCCATGTCGATCCCGCCCATTGGGACCCGTTCATGCCTTTCGGCTGGTTCGGCCACGATGTCGACGGCAAGCCGATCGGCGTGATGGCCGGGGCTTCGATCGTGTTCTTTGCCTACGTGGGATTCGATGCGGTCTCCACCGCCGCGGAGGAAGCGCGCAATCCGATGCGCGACGTGCCGATCGGCATCATCGGCTCGCTGGTGTTCTGCACCCTGATCTACATCCTGGTGGCGGGGCTTCTGACCGCCGTCGTACCCTATACCGAGCTCAACGTTTCCTCGCCGGTCGCCCATGCGCTGCAGCTGCTCGGCATCCGCTGGGCTTCCGGGCTGGTCGCCACCGGGGTGATCGCGGGATTGACCACGGTCATGCTGGTGCTCTATTACGCCCTGACCCGCATCATCTTCGCCATGTCCCGCGACGGGCTGATGTCGCCCTGGTTTTCCGCGGTCAACCGCCGCACCCAGACGCCGGTGCGGGTCATCGTTCTGTGCGGGGTCTTCATTTCGGCGGTGGCCGGCTTCGTCCCCTTGGGCGAACTGGCCGAACTGGTCAACATCGGCACCCTGTTCGCCTTCGTCCTGGTCTGCCTTGGGGTCATCGTGCTCCGCATCACCCGACCGGAGCTGGATCGGCCGTTCAAGACGCCGGTCGTGCCCTGGTTTCCGATCCTGGGCGCCTTGTCCTGCGGCGCCCTCATGGCCTTTCTGCCGACCTTGACCTGGCTGCGTTTCGTGATCTGGCTGGTGGTGGGCATCGTGATCTATTTCGCCTATTCCTACCGTCATAGCAAGTTGGCGGAACAGCCGGCGGATTAA
- a CDS encoding cytochrome-c peroxidase translates to MFTLRLLTCALALAGASAAVADWQALPAKAPEPAANPSTPAKVELGKMLYLDPRLSSTGTVSCNSCHNVMLGGEDNRGGSVGVHGQVGGRSAPTVWNSAFNSVQFWDGRAPSLEAQAKGPVTNPIEMGMKSWDDVVARLKAIPGYPEAFAAAFGGGDAVTADNAAKAIAAYERTLITPNSAYDKYVSGDQTALTEQQVRGMNTFAETGCSNCHSGPAFNGPTLPEGTPFFMKFPTFENGMFEAKYGFSQDKGRAEVTKKAEDEHLFKVPTLRNVALTAPYFHNGKVKTLDEAVRVMAKLQLNKDLSEQQIADVVAFLNALTGEFPKQQMPQLPGLPNKTFDYN, encoded by the coding sequence ATGTTCACTCTCCGTTTGCTGACCTGCGCCCTGGCCCTGGCCGGAGCGTCGGCGGCGGTTGCCGACTGGCAGGCGCTGCCCGCAAAGGCCCCCGAGCCCGCGGCCAATCCGAGCACCCCGGCCAAGGTGGAACTGGGCAAGATGCTTTACCTGGACCCGCGTCTGTCCTCCACCGGCACGGTCTCGTGCAACTCCTGCCATAACGTGATGCTGGGCGGCGAAGACAACCGCGGCGGCTCGGTCGGCGTCCATGGCCAGGTCGGCGGCCGCAGCGCGCCGACGGTCTGGAATTCCGCCTTCAACTCCGTGCAGTTCTGGGACGGCCGAGCGCCCAGCCTGGAAGCCCAGGCCAAGGGACCCGTGACCAACCCCATCGAGATGGGCATGAAGAGCTGGGACGACGTCGTGGCCCGGCTCAAGGCCATTCCGGGCTATCCGGAAGCCTTCGCCGCCGCCTTCGGTGGCGGAGACGCAGTGACGGCGGACAATGCCGCCAAGGCCATCGCCGCCTACGAGCGCACCCTGATCACGCCGAACAGCGCCTATGACAAATACGTCAGCGGCGACCAGACCGCCCTGACCGAGCAGCAGGTGCGGGGCATGAACACCTTCGCCGAGACGGGCTGCTCGAACTGCCATAGCGGGCCGGCGTTCAACGGTCCCACCCTGCCGGAAGGAACGCCGTTCTTCATGAAGTTCCCGACCTTCGAGAACGGCATGTTCGAGGCGAAATACGGATTCTCCCAGGACAAGGGTCGCGCCGAAGTCACCAAGAAGGCCGAGGATGAACATTTGTTCAAGGTGCCGACCCTGCGCAACGTCGCCCTGACCGCGCCATATTTCCACAACGGCAAGGTCAAGACGCTGGACGAGGCGGTACGGGTGATGGCCAAGTTGCAGCTCAACAAGGACTTGAGCGAGCAGCAGATTGCCGACGTGGTCGCCTTCCTGAACGCGCTGACCGGTGAATTCCCCAAGCAGCAGATGCCGCAGCTGCCCGGCTTGCCGAACAAGACCTTCGACTACAACTAA
- a CDS encoding type II toxin-antitoxin system VapB family antitoxin has product MRTPSNIDDRLLAEARRMTGPVEKSVLVREGLKVLAERESARRLALLAGGEPLLQPPAKRNRRDPGKRRS; this is encoded by the coding sequence ATGCGAACGCCATCGAACATCGACGATCGCTTGTTGGCCGAAGCCCGGCGTATGACCGGTCCGGTGGAAAAATCGGTCTTGGTCCGGGAGGGGCTCAAAGTCCTGGCCGAACGGGAAAGCGCACGGCGCCTCGCGCTGCTGGCTGGCGGCGAGCCCCTATTGCAGCCCCCCGCCAAACGGAACCGGCGTGATCCTGGCAAGCGACGATCATGA
- a CDS encoding DCC1-like thiol-disulfide oxidoreductase family protein, with product MQKALFNLVLRGLEKQVPATGLGLFRLAFGLVAFQEICFLYYFRQLIFDPVPYLDIASPSVHLFLVLWAIAALCLALGFYTRLAAIANYLLWLAFTVFTPMWKDFDGGFDQLMLGSSLLLIFLPSERAWSLDRLRLAWRHSTVDRRYALPQTVPVLCYFLPLAVSLGFIYLDSVIHKLFAEFWRNGLGPWLPSSLPYYMSPLDMSWLLEIEPLQRAIGYTIIAFQFAFPFLLYFRRFRVPLMLVGMSLHAGIIVSLNIYPFGFGMLVHYVLMVPFRWWRTLGRTLRPAEPALQVFYDERCPLCLKTVLAVEHFDVFRAVAFRGLQTHAATAPALEGIPEQDLLGDLYAVDRKGRRYSGVATYARILIAMRYPALLGLAMLLPGLDAIANRVYRRIADNRVRLGCDESCAPVPSRTEPDLARRLALWVGGSLRQRAHRISRMLVVVLILQINCTLHYAILYRLGVDTKANEAGQVLTMLSNALISVSHTFLGITPHPLYLHDHFQGYEHLLGITYLDTDGKEHWLPFVDEEGRIVSPNWGRVHSMWANVAVTRHMDQRRLDKFVRKVTAFWGTRLGLDLNRATFILKLKAVKAPMDWEPGLRRYNLSQPWQDVGRAVWRKGEMRLELDRDLEALSAD from the coding sequence ATGCAAAAAGCCTTGTTCAATCTCGTCCTGCGCGGCCTGGAAAAGCAGGTGCCGGCGACCGGCCTCGGCCTGTTCCGGCTGGCGTTCGGCCTGGTCGCGTTCCAGGAAATCTGCTTCCTGTATTACTTCCGCCAGCTGATCTTCGATCCGGTGCCCTACCTGGACATCGCATCGCCCTCGGTCCATCTGTTCCTGGTGCTGTGGGCGATCGCCGCGCTGTGCCTGGCGCTGGGCTTCTACACCCGGCTCGCCGCCATCGCCAACTACCTGCTCTGGCTGGCCTTCACGGTGTTCACGCCGATGTGGAAGGACTTCGACGGCGGCTTCGACCAGCTCATGCTGGGATCGAGCCTCCTCTTGATCTTCCTGCCGTCGGAACGCGCCTGGTCGCTGGACCGGCTGCGCCTGGCCTGGCGCCATTCGACGGTGGATCGGCGCTACGCCCTGCCGCAGACGGTGCCGGTGCTGTGTTATTTCCTGCCGCTGGCGGTATCCCTCGGCTTCATCTACCTGGATTCGGTGATCCACAAGCTGTTCGCCGAGTTCTGGCGCAACGGCCTGGGGCCGTGGCTGCCCTCCTCGCTGCCTTATTACATGTCGCCGCTGGACATGAGCTGGCTGCTGGAGATCGAACCGCTGCAGCGGGCGATCGGCTACACGATCATCGCGTTCCAGTTCGCCTTCCCGTTCCTGCTGTATTTCCGCCGCTTCCGCGTGCCCCTGATGCTGGTCGGCATGTCGCTGCACGCGGGTATCATCGTGTCGCTGAACATCTACCCGTTCGGTTTCGGCATGCTGGTGCATTATGTCCTGATGGTGCCGTTCCGCTGGTGGCGGACCCTCGGGCGAACCCTGCGCCCGGCGGAACCGGCGTTACAGGTGTTCTACGACGAACGCTGCCCGCTGTGCCTCAAGACCGTCCTCGCCGTCGAGCATTTCGACGTGTTCCGCGCCGTGGCTTTCCGCGGACTGCAGACCCATGCCGCGACCGCGCCGGCCCTCGAGGGCATTCCCGAACAGGACTTGCTGGGTGATCTCTATGCCGTCGACCGCAAGGGACGGCGGTATTCGGGGGTGGCGACCTACGCCCGCATCCTGATCGCCATGCGCTATCCGGCGCTGCTGGGACTGGCGATGTTGCTGCCGGGCCTCGATGCGATCGCCAACCGGGTCTACCGGCGCATCGCCGACAACCGCGTCCGGCTGGGCTGCGACGAGTCCTGCGCACCGGTGCCAAGCCGGACGGAGCCCGACCTGGCCCGGCGACTCGCCCTGTGGGTCGGCGGCAGCCTGCGCCAGCGGGCCCACCGCATCAGCCGGATGCTGGTCGTCGTGCTGATCCTGCAGATCAACTGCACCCTGCACTACGCCATCCTCTACCGGCTGGGGGTGGACACCAAGGCCAATGAAGCCGGACAAGTGTTGACGATGCTCAGCAACGCGCTGATTTCGGTCTCGCACACGTTCCTGGGCATCACCCCGCATCCGCTCTACCTGCACGACCATTTCCAGGGTTACGAGCACCTATTGGGGATCACCTATCTCGATACCGACGGCAAGGAACACTGGCTGCCATTCGTCGACGAGGAGGGCCGCATCGTTTCGCCGAACTGGGGACGGGTGCATTCCATGTGGGCCAACGTCGCCGTGACCAGGCACATGGATCAGCGCCGGCTCGACAAATTCGTGCGCAAGGTGACCGCATTCTGGGGCACCCGGCTCGGACTGGACTTGAACCGGGCCACGTTCATCCTGAAGCTCAAGGCCGTCAAGGCGCCGATGGACTGGGAGCCGGGCCTGCGCCGCTACAACCTCAGCCAACCTTGGCAG
- the gcvPA gene encoding aminomethyl-transferring glycine dehydrogenase subunit GcvPA: MPFIPHTEAEVRDMLAAIGAGSIDELFAEIPPELRCGELKNLPEALSEMAVCRLMEERAAENRSALCFAGAGAYEHYIPAAVWEIALRGEFYSAYTPYQAEASQGSLQVFYEYQSMMAGLMAMDVSNASLYDGASALGEAILMALRTNPDSRSRRVLLPRSLNPAYQRVARTLTRNQQVELVDLDYDRSLGRIAENALAAFEGEEFAAVVIPQPNYFGVLEEVDILADWAHRHGARSIAVVNPTAMALLKPPGEWGEHGADLACGEGQPLGIPLSAGGPYVGFLCSRQDFVHQLPGRLVGRTVDVDGRAGFTLALQPREQHIRRGKATSNICTNQGLMVTAATLYMALMGPKGLRGVAAACHANTSALLERLTRIEGVEPVFAAPFFHEAAIRLPRAADRVLAGLAERGILGGHVLSADYPELGDALLVCATETRNPEDIEFYAATLAEVLPC; encoded by the coding sequence ATGCCATTCATCCCCCACACCGAAGCGGAAGTCCGCGACATGCTCGCGGCCATCGGCGCCGGATCGATCGACGAGCTGTTCGCCGAAATTCCGCCGGAGCTGCGCTGCGGCGAGCTGAAAAACCTGCCCGAGGCGCTGTCGGAAATGGCGGTCTGCCGACTGATGGAGGAACGCGCGGCGGAGAACCGCAGCGCCCTCTGCTTCGCGGGCGCCGGCGCCTACGAGCACTACATTCCGGCGGCGGTGTGGGAGATCGCCCTGCGGGGCGAGTTTTACAGCGCCTACACGCCTTACCAGGCCGAAGCGAGCCAGGGCAGCCTGCAGGTGTTCTACGAGTACCAGTCCATGATGGCGGGCCTGATGGCGATGGACGTCTCCAATGCCTCGCTCTACGACGGCGCCTCCGCGCTGGGCGAGGCGATCCTGATGGCGCTGCGCACGAACCCGGATTCCCGTTCGCGCAGGGTCCTGCTGCCGCGAAGCCTCAATCCGGCCTACCAGCGCGTCGCCCGGACCCTCACCCGCAACCAGCAGGTCGAACTGGTCGATCTGGACTACGACCGGAGCTTGGGACGGATCGCCGAAAACGCACTGGCAGCCTTCGAAGGGGAAGAGTTCGCCGCCGTGGTCATTCCGCAGCCCAACTACTTCGGCGTGCTCGAAGAGGTGGACATCCTCGCCGACTGGGCCCACCGCCACGGCGCCCGCAGCATCGCCGTGGTCAATCCGACCGCCATGGCCCTGCTGAAACCACCGGGAGAATGGGGCGAGCACGGCGCCGACCTTGCCTGCGGCGAAGGCCAGCCCCTGGGGATTCCGCTTTCCGCCGGGGGCCCCTATGTCGGATTCCTCTGCAGCCGCCAGGACTTCGTCCACCAGCTCCCCGGACGCCTGGTCGGCCGCACCGTCGACGTGGACGGCCGCGCGGGCTTCACCCTCGCGCTGCAACCCCGCGAGCAGCACATCCGCCGCGGCAAGGCGACCTCCAATATCTGCACCAACCAGGGACTGATGGTCACGGCGGCAACCCTCTATATGGCATTGATGGGCCCCAAGGGACTGCGCGGCGTCGCCGCCGCCTGTCACGCCAACACCTCGGCGCTGCTCGAGCGGCTGACCCGCATCGAGGGAGTCGAGCCGGTCTTCGCGGCCCCGTTCTTCCACGAAGCCGCGATCCGCTTGCCGCGGGCGGCGGACCGCGTGCTGGCGGGACTGGCCGAACGAGGGATACTCGGCGGCCATGTTCTTTCGGCCGATTATCCCGAACTCGGCGACGCCCTCCTGGTTTGCGCCACCGAAACCCGCAATCCGGAGGACATCGAGTTCTATGCAGCCACGCTGGCGGAGGTGCTCCCATGCTGA
- the gloB gene encoding hydroxyacylglutathione hydrolase, with product MLEILQIPVLEDNYVYLLHEPGSGATAAVDPAVAGPVLEALDARGWRLSHVLNTHHHGDHVGGNLELKAATGCVIVGAAGDRHRIPGIDVVLKDGEEFRIGSASARMLEVPGHTAGHIAFWFEDDAALFCGDTLFALGCGRLFEGSAEQMWRSLERLRALPPESRVFCAHEYTQANARFAATMEPGNAALRERMSRVEALRRDGLATVPSSLGDELATNPFLRPESPEIRQRLGLVQAPDVEVFAEIRRRKDVFRG from the coding sequence ATGCTCGAAATCCTTCAGATCCCTGTGCTCGAAGACAACTATGTCTATCTTCTCCACGAGCCCGGCAGCGGCGCCACCGCGGCGGTGGATCCGGCCGTCGCCGGGCCGGTGCTGGAGGCGCTCGATGCCAGGGGCTGGCGGCTCAGCCACGTACTCAACACCCATCACCACGGCGACCATGTCGGCGGCAACCTCGAGCTCAAGGCGGCGACCGGCTGCGTCATCGTCGGCGCGGCCGGGGATCGCCATCGCATCCCGGGAATCGACGTCGTCTTGAAAGATGGCGAGGAATTCCGGATCGGTTCCGCATCAGCCCGGATGCTGGAGGTCCCTGGGCATACCGCCGGCCACATCGCCTTCTGGTTCGAGGACGATGCCGCGCTGTTCTGTGGGGACACGCTGTTCGCGTTGGGCTGCGGCCGACTGTTCGAGGGCAGCGCAGAGCAGATGTGGCGCTCCCTGGAGCGGCTGCGCGCGCTGCCGCCGGAATCGAGGGTTTTCTGCGCCCACGAATACACCCAGGCCAATGCCCGCTTCGCCGCCACGATGGAGCCCGGCAATGCGGCTTTGCGGGAACGCATGAGCCGGGTCGAGGCGCTGCGGCGTGACGGTCTGGCCACGGTGCCTTCGAGCCTGGGTGACGAGTTGGCGACGAACCCCTTCCTGCGGCCGGAAAGTCCGGAAATCAGGCAGCGGCTGGGGCTCGTGCAAGCGCCGGATGTCGAGGTGTTTGCGGAAATCCGGCGCAGGAAGGACGTTTTCCGGGGTTAA